In Hippoglossus stenolepis isolate QCI-W04-F060 chromosome 20, HSTE1.2, whole genome shotgun sequence, the following are encoded in one genomic region:
- the mfsd4b gene encoding sodium-dependent glucose transporter 1 → MSSSAGKKKHVRFASMEEEEDNEQEEDTLFDKRKDGGSGRGLKSALKAAKRATNPGCDDRVQVVGGGRGGSGACGRWMVTLVLSASFLGLGMSISVLGPTFEDLAVNVKKNISNLSYIFVGRSAGYIGGSLLGGLLFDYMSPHLLLGLSMLVTSFGMCAIPFCTQALFLTLLMSSIGMSMGVLDTGGNVLILKTWGEQGGPHMQALHFSFAAGAFVSPIIAKMLFGPDGNSSMGPTPTNSTPPATPEQVPTVSDAHTFVSFIHSRSITLKSMWAYIVIGSFVGLMSLLFFFLYTRSSMSRDKARTSSGKPLVAKHHTALVVLLFFFFFGYVGAEVAYGTFIYNFAKDYAHMQQSQAAGLNSLFWATFAACRGLAIFFAACVYPGTLILLSLVGSTISSLLLCLFSREKVVLWVCTGLYGASMATTFPSGISWMEQYTTVTGNTAAVFVVGSALGEMVLPALVGFLGKFYHYPLLMYLSLITATFTSILFPVMYKLASAPNGQSRKPRTTGRPEADDSEFRQALLDSGANDEEEEEEPDMEADQWNDADFEVIEMDDTASLLSSPSKASSPPDVSGVMEPLSAGAASPSDSISLVGDSPRRKLLLSDREKRD, encoded by the exons ATGTCCTCATCCGCGGGGAAAAAGAAGCACGTTCGGTTCGccagcatggaggaggaggaggacaacgagcaggaggaggacacCCTGTTCGACAAGAGGAAGGACGGCGGCTCCGGGCGGGGACTGAAGAGCGCGCTGAAGGCGGCCAAGAGGGCGACGAACCCGGGATGCGACGACCGGGTGCAGGTGGTCGGCGGAGGGAGGGGCGGGTCCGGAGCGTGCGGCCGCTGGATGGTCACCCTGGTCCTCTCCGCTTCCTTCCTGGGCCTG GGGATGAGTATCTCAGTTCTTGGCCCCACGTTTGAAGACCTGGCTGTGAATGTGAAGAAGAACATCAGCAACCTGTCCTACATCTTCGTCGGTCGCTCTGCGGGATACATAGGAGGATCCCTCTTAGGGGGCCTTCTCTTCGATTACATGAGCCCCCACCTGCTGCTTG GTTTATCGATGCTGGTCACGTCCTTTGGAATGTGTGCGATCCCGTTCTGTACGCAGGCCTTGTTCCTCACCCTGCTCATGTCCAGCATCGGGATGTCTATGGGTGTTCTGGACACAG gtgGGAATGTGCTCATCCTGAAGACCTGGGGTGAGCAGGGAGGCCCTCACATGCAGGCTCTGCACTTCAGCTTTGCTGCTGGGGCCTTTGTGTCTCCAATCATAGCAAAGATGCTGTTTGGGCCAGATGGAAACAGCAGCATGGGACCCACACCCACCAATTCAACACCTCCTGCCACCCCAGAACAAGTCCCCACCGTCTCCGATGCTCACACATTCGTCAGCTTCATCCACAGCAGGAGCATCACCCTCAAGTCCATGTGGGCCTACATTGTGATTGGCTCTTTTGTCGGTCTCATGTCGttactcttcttcttcctctacaCCCGCAGCAGCATGTCCCGGGACAAAGCTCGCACGTCGTCAGGAAAGCCCCTGGTGGCCAAACACCACACCGCTCTTGTTgtcctgctcttcttctttttctttggctACGTAGGTGCTGAGGTGGCATACGGGACCTTCATCTACAACTTCGCCAAGGACTACGCACACATGCAACAGTCGCAGGCAGCCGGTTTGAACTCGTTGTTCTGGGCAACGTTTGCTGCCTGTCGAGGGCTTGCCATCTTCTTTGCGGCGTGTGTGTACCCGGGGACCCTGATCCTGTTGAGCCTGGTGGGCTCCACCATCTCCTCgctgctcctctgcctcttcagcAGGGAGAAAGTGGTCTTGTGGGTTTGCACTGGTCTCTATGGAGCCTCCATGGCCACGACCTTCCCCAGTGGCATCTCCTGGATGGAGCAGTACACCACAGTGACGggcaacacagcagcagtgtttgtggTGGGCTCAGCACTGGGTGAGATGGTGCTGCCCGCTCTTGTAGGCTTCCTGGGAAAGTTCTACCATTACCCCTTACTGATGTACCTGTCACTCATCACCgccaccttcacctccatcctctTCCCTGTCATGTACAAGCTGGCCTCTGCCCCAAATGGCCAGAGCAGGAAACCCCGCACCACGGGTCGACCCGAAGCCGACGACAGCGAATTCCGTCAGGCGCTGCTGGATTCAGGAGccaatgatgaagaggaggaggaggagccagacATGGAGGCGGATCAGTGGAATGATGCAGACTTTGAGGTGATTGAGATGGACGACACAGCGAGTCTCCTGAGTTCACCCAGCAAGGCTTCGTCTCCCCCCGATGTCAGCGGTGTGATGGAGCCTCTGTCCGCAGGGGCAGCCTCCCCCTCAGACTCCATCTCGCTGGTCGGAGACTCCCCCAGACGcaagctgctgctctcagacagagagaagagagactgA